A stretch of the Drosophila sulfurigaster albostrigata strain 15112-1811.04 chromosome 2L, ASM2355843v2, whole genome shotgun sequence genome encodes the following:
- the LOC133835133 gene encoding LOW QUALITY PROTEIN: protein kinase C-binding protein NELL1-like (The sequence of the model RefSeq protein was modified relative to this genomic sequence to represent the inferred CDS: deleted 2 bases in 1 codon), whose translation MLGLMMIGLALLLMLGETQTMTITNGHCQKNISVKYQVPVTKTKIIGNSSNPLQESSYIVYEERVRWDTVQICCPGYRTIIFGFCEPICQEPCPPHSYCLEPNKCRCMRGYEHSHHPNQQHQLICRPICHGGCPEHSHCIAHNECECRPGFKDVSSWFSLSLSCERIQCGLEQRYDIHRHACVKIEMSMEELMQRVAERLEKGLPAEAEAESDTEQPLE comes from the exons ATGCTGGGACTAATGATGATTGGCctggcgctgctgctgatgctgggAGAGACACAGACCATGACCATTACCAATGGTCATTGCCAGAAGAACATCAGCGTCAAGTACCAAGTGCCAGTGACGAAAACAAAGATCATCGGTAACTCCAGCAATCCCTTGCAGGAGAGCAGC TATATTGTGTATGAGGAGCGTGTGCGTTGGGACACTGTGCAGATCTGTTGTCCAGGCTATCGCACTATTATCTTTGGCTTCTGTGAACCCATTTGCCAGGAGCCATGTCCGCCGCACAGCTATTGCCTGGAGCCCAACAAATGTCGCTGCATGCGAGGCTACGAGCACTCGCATCATCCCAACCAACAGCATCAACTCATTTGCCGTCCCATCTGCCATGGCGGCTGCCCGGAGCACAGTCATTGTATTGCCCACAACGAGTGCGAGTGTCGTCCCGGCTTCAAGGATGTCAGCAGCTGgttcagcctcagcctcagctgtGAACGCATCCAATGTGGTCTCGAGCAGCGCTACGACATCCATCGACATGCCTGCGTCAAGATCGAGATGAGCATGGAGGAGCTAATGCAGCGAGTGGCCGAGCGTCTGGAGAAGGGCCTTCCagctgaagcagaagctgaaaGTGACACCGAGCAGCCTTTGGAGTAG